The Apium graveolens cultivar Ventura chromosome 11, ASM990537v1, whole genome shotgun sequence genome has a window encoding:
- the LOC141697089 gene encoding GDSL esterase/lipase At5g14450-like: MSWFFTAILLALLLSSPGQGRAQESRRRKRGPSAVNCNIPAIYNFGDSNSDTGGLSAVFPPTVPPNGETFFHNPSGRACDGRLIIDFIAEHLGIPYLSAYLNSIKPNFEHGANFATRGATIRQQNEGWFQNYVSPFSLDIQLTHFYELKAQTTYFFNLAKEQAGRDGLPKPEDFSKALYMFDIGQNDLDAGFRKMSNQQILADIPDIIALFADAVHNLYRTGARAFWIHNTGPVGCLPLKTVEIEQHLKPGILDEDGCIKDQNDIAKEFNKQLKERVIKLRAELPQASITHVDIYTAKYKLIRNARDLGFEDASKICCGYRRNGTNIWCGYNANVNGRDMHAGSCPNPSKVISWDSVHYTESANRWIASLIINGSLSDPPIPIAQACQ; encoded by the exons ATGAGCTGGTTTTTTACAGCCATTTTACTAGCTCTCCTACTTTCTTCCCCTGGCCAAGGAAGAGCTcaagaaagtagaagaagaaaAAGAGGGCCCTCTGCTGTCAACTGTAACATTCCTGCTATTTACAACTTCGGTGACTCCAACTCCGATACTGGTGGACTTTCTGCAGTTTTTCCTCCTACTGTCCCTCCTAACGGCGAGACGTTCTTCCACAATCCCTCCGGTAGAGCTTGCGATGGCCGCCTTATCATTGATTTCATTG CTGAGCACCTGGGAATTCCGTATTTGAGTGCATATTTGAACTCCATTAAGCCCAATTTTGAGCACGGTGCTAATTTTGCGACGAGAGGGGCAACCATTAGGCAACAAAATGAGGGATGGTTCCAGAATTATGTTAGTCCTTTTTCACTTGATATTCAGCTCACCCACTTTTATGAGTTGAAGGCTCAAACGACCTATTTCTTTAATCTAG CCAAAGAACAGGCGGGGCGAGATGGTCTGCCTAAGCCAGAGGATTTCTCAAAGGCTCTTTACATGTTTGATATTGGACAAAATGATCTTGATGCTGGTTTTAGAAAAATGAGTAATCAACAAATCCTAGCTGACATTCCTGACATTATCGCACTGTTTGCTGATGCTGTTCAT AATTTATATAGAACCGGGGCACGGGCATTCTGGATACACAATACAGGCCCTGTTGGCTGCTTGCCTCTGAAGACAGTCGAAATAGAGCAACATTTAAAACCAGGAATTTTGGATGAAGACGGATGCATCAAGGATCAGAATGATATAGCGAAAGAGTTCAACAAGCAGCTTAAAGAGAGAGTAATCAAGCTAAGGGCAGAGCTTCCACAAGCATCAATAACGCATGTGGATATTTACACTGCTAAATATAAACTGATCCGCAATGCGAGAGATCTAG GATTTGAAGATGCTTCGAAAATCTGTTGTGGTTATCGGAGAAATGGCACCAACATCTGGTGTGGGTATAATGCTAATGTAAATGGCAGGGATATGCATGCCGGTTCTTGCCCAAACCCTTCTAAAGTCATTAGCTGGGATAGCGTGCATTACACTGAATCTGCAAATCGGTGGATCGCAAGTCTCATAATAAATGGTTCACTCTCAGATCCACCCATTCCAATTGCTCAAGCATGTCAATAA